In the Clostridium sp. 'White wine YQ' genome, AAAGAATAAGGAATAATCATTAACTTATGAATCACTTTCCACCGTTCATAATTTAACTTTTTAGCTACAAGAGCAACTAGTATAAGTGCTACGAATAAGTATAAACTAAAACTTCCATACATTGCATAGGGATCTTTGGGAATTCTAATTCCGGAAGTTCTTTGTAGCTTTTTCCCTATATCAATTGTCTCATTGTGAACTAATATAAGAATTAGTGAAAAAATACTTAAATATTTATGATATAAGTATGATTTATCTAACCCATTAAACATGTATTCAGCAAATTTATGGCGAGTAGAAATAAAATTAATTAAGCAGAAGAACACCATAACTATTGCAGCAATTAATTCAGAATATTGAGTTATTGCTGGGATATCTCTAGTAGGTTTAATAAAAACCCATGAAATATATGTTATTATAATGCTTATCATTATAATTATTAATCCTTTTTGTTTTTTCATTTTTAACACCTTCAATCATTTTAAATTAGCTGACAGTAAGGCATTTTTAATATTAGTTTAAAATCTTAAAAAAATTTATGAAGAGCTTACTTTTAAATAGATAGTAAAAGTAGTTCCTTTATTTAACTCACTGTCAACTTTAATACTACCGTTATTTGAATCAATTATAGATTTAACAATAGATAGTCCTAACCCATAACCACCATGTTTACGTGATCTATGAGATTCACTTCTAAAAAATCTATCGAATATTTCTGTTAGGTGCTCCTTAGGTATTCCAGTACCATTATCTGAAATTTGAAGTTTTAAGTATTCTCCTGTAGCACCATTAACAGAACTTGTACTTATAGTAATAACCCCACTTATTTCATCCGTATGTTGTACAGCATTTTGTACCAAATTAAATATAACTTGTTTAATTTGATTTTTATTAGTGTCAACAAATAAATCTTTATCTAATTGCAGATCAATTGATCTGTTACCAGACAAGATTTGAAGCTGAGGGAATACTTCCTGAATTGTTTCATTTATATTTTCTCTTTTTATTTCCACTTTAACTTTTTGATCAAGTTTAGTTAGTAATAATAAGTCATTTACTAATTTGGTAAGTCTATCGCTTTCTATTAAAATACTATTTAAGGCTAAATCTAACTGCTTTTCATTTTTTGCAGCGCCTCTTAATAAAACTTCTACAAACCCATGAATAGATGTAAGAGGAGTCCTTAATTCATGTGAAGCGTCTGAAACAAACTGTCTCATTTTTTCTCGTATAATTTGTTCTTGCTCAAAAGAAATTTCAATTCGTTCAAGCATATCATTAAAGGAATTTGAGAGCGTATCAATTTCAGCCTGCCCAGTATTTATAGGTAATCTCACATCTAATTGTTTAGCATTAATTTTACCTACTGTATCGGTAACATTATATAAGGGTTTTAAAGTGTACTTGAAAATAGTAACTCCAAGTAGCGAACCTATAAATAATACAAGTATTGAAGCTCCCACATAAATGTATATCTGGTGGAGCAGTATTTCTTGTACTTGCTTTGCTGAAGTACTTAGTTGAATCAAGCCAACAGGTGAATCCAGGCTTCCTACTTTACGCCATATAACGATTTGTAGATTGTTATCTTGATCATTAACTAAGCTATAACCTTCAAGATTTCCATTCATATGCAGTAATTTTAAATAATAATTACTTGAAAGATTAGGAATAGAAATTGGAACCTGATCATGTTCTTTTATATCGCCTGCATCTTGTAGAATATCTGAACTATTATGTCCATTTCCATCTTTGGTTTTACTGTCACCAGCTACAATATTACC is a window encoding:
- a CDS encoding sensor histidine kinase, which produces MKINFKFPNTKSLRFKLLSRFLLILFFLLLVIGAYQYFTMKQYLYKSKEQVLEARIHNIDTKKLSEIQSSDSLKAFSSEIIDKIIDNYTTVAVIDSKGNIVAGDSKTKDGNGHNSSDILQDAGDIKEHDQVPISIPNLSSNYYLKLLHMNGNLEGYSLVNDQDNNLQIVIWRKVGSLDSPVGLIQLSTSAKQVQEILLHQIYIYVGASILVLFIGSLLGVTIFKYTLKPLYNVTDTVGKINAKQLDVRLPINTGQAEIDTLSNSFNDMLERIEISFEQEQIIREKMRQFVSDASHELRTPLTSIHGFVEVLLRGAAKNEKQLDLALNSILIESDRLTKLVNDLLLLTKLDQKVKVEIKRENINETIQEVFPQLQILSGNRSIDLQLDKDLFVDTNKNQIKQVIFNLVQNAVQHTDEISGVITISTSSVNGATGEYLKLQISDNGTGIPKEHLTEIFDRFFRSESHRSRKHGGYGLGLSIVKSIIDSNNGSIKVDSELNKGTTFTIYLKVSSS